AAAATGTTCTGGGTTAAAATAACATTGTGAGAGACTGAGACAAACGCACGAAGACACACAGTGCTGACACATGCAGACTGTAACTGCATTTATATCGGGGAGAGCGAAAATTCTTAAAGACAGTTGAAACACCACATGAATGATGTCAGAAAAAATGATGTCAGAAAAAATGTTGTCTCCAAAGCACTTGCGGAACACGTGGCATCTTCTAATCATGGGATTGACTGGGCCATGGCAGGCATCATCGCAAAAGAAAGAAACTGGTGTTCCCGTCAGTATCCGTAATTCTTTCTTATCCAGACTACGAAAGCGCTAAACAGAAATGATGGTAATCTTCCACCTGCGTATGCTAGGGGCCTTGGTCACATACTGAAACGGACATAAGCTCGCCTTCTCAAGCCACTTTATGTGAACAAGGTTTCTGTGCGGAAGCAGAAACGTCTTGCAGTTTTTTAAACCTTTCCAATTTTGGTCTGCGTTTCTCTGGTTTCCTTTAGACTTCATAGCTTACGAGTCATGAAAATGCACCTGGTCACACGACACTGCCCATATAGGAGTTAGTAGTAACGAAACAAATAACTTTGATGAAAGATGATGGGCCATTTGCACCCAGATAAACGTCGAGTTAACTGTGGCACATCACTTTTCAGGTGCATAAATGGGTTTACTTTGTAACAATTTGCTGCAGTGAGTTGCAATTTCcattctttttgttctttataAGGTGAAGGGTATTACTATAGAGCCTATAAAAACAAAAAGATTGGCATTTTATGGTTAATCAAGCAAACATGTTAAATTCTGATTCGATATCTCAATTTTCTTGCATAAGGTGAAAAACGGCTAGTAAATGTGCATTTTCTGTGATCACTGCAGGCCACCTGTACAGGAAATGTGTGCTGAAGATGGGGTGACTACAAAGAAATACATTGTTTTTGAATCCTGCTTGATGGAACTGTTGAAGCGTTGCCGGGTTTGTGGAGCATCCGAAAGCAGAGTAGACATTGCGGCAACAGGAACAATGATTTCTGCTGCCATAAAGTGTGCCAAAAACCATGAAACGAAGTGGTCGAGTCAGCCGATGGCCAAAGGAAGGCTCTTGGCAATTTGTTGTTGTGCTGCGCCATTCTATTCACTGGGAGCAGTCCAACCAAAGTGATTCGCCTGTTGTCAGTTATGGGAGTGCAGTCACTTCAAAAGACGCAGTACTTCCAGTACCAAAGGTGCTACCTACTTCCAGCGGTTGAGCAGGTTTGTATGGGCAATGCTGCCTACTTGTATCAAATTGCTAGTCTCTACAACTGTCATGAGCTATGTGCATGTCTTCAGGCTCACGTCTAAGTACAGCTGGGCCCACTCTAAGGGGGAAACCACTAATGCATGGATTGTAGGCTCGAGAGCTCTGGGGATATAAAGCAGTGCAAAAAGTAAAGGCACGTAGTGAGGAAACATAGGACTAAGACATGCcatctgctgcagcctctggtaCGCCAAATGTTTGCCACTGCAGGAACATTGTTGGGGCTACAAAATTGCTTATTCTTTTTAACAGTGAACCAAGATCTACATAAGTACATGCAGTTCTTGTGTAATCATTTGTCAATGAAAGGCATCAAAGATAAGAAAATAACACAGAAAATGTTTGCACAAGGGTTTAATGCACTGCATTCAGAGCTTGCAGCAAAAATTCATTACATTCAAGCATCCTGTTTTATTACATTTTTAAGGCATGGCAGTCCCAGCAGAAGTCTGTCATTGAAGAGGCCAGACACCAGCCACGCTCACTAGCAGGTGATGGCAGATGTGACACGCCTGGCCACTCCGCAGACTTTGGCACTTGCACGTTGTTGGACACTGAGCTGAACAAAATAATGCACACTGAGCTTGTCAAGGTGGGTCCTGTTTAATTTTTCCCCGATTATTTTGTAGCGTGGCATTTTAAGTAGATGACATGCAACCATCATAATAGGTGTCTTGGTGACCACGTGGTTGTTTGAAATTCCGTTGTCATGTTACCATCTCTGATGAGTGCCAGAAATCTATGGACCTAGTGAGGTTCAAATTGATGGTTTTCGATTTCTCAGCCGGACATAAACACCCAACCATGGTAGTTCTACTGCAGTGACTGAATAGTGCAAGCATTTTATGCAGCTTGATGCATGTGTAGTGAAATGCACGATTATTTATGTACTTCTAAGAGGCATGCCCAAACTGGTGTCGGCTTTCAAAGAGTTTAAACAGTACGCAAATCAAAAACAGCAATGTCACTGAGCTGGCACAAAGGCTAAGAcaagtaaaaacaaaataatgatgCAAGGTAAACTGCACATGCGTGTCGTGCCTTCGACTAAGAATGCATACGTGGACAATGCCTGTTCTACCTGTTCTTATAGCACATCAAGTTCTTAATTCTCTCTTAACCGCTAGAAACACGCTTCTTTTTCATTTGTGTTTGAACATTTCAAGAGATCAGTTGAAACATATATTGTGACACCTAAAATTGTATACTGATCATTGCCGTTTTGAATGAAAGTAAAGCAGAAATAATTGTTCAGATAGCTTTTGCTAATGTTGTTAAAATTCAAAGCAGCACCACAAAAAGCATGAATGAAAGTAATACTTTGCCGTTTTTATTataagtactgagagtaaaaaaaTGAAGATATATAAAATATTTTCCTTGGTATTAGTTGCCAACTACTGCCAGTTAGACCGTAAAGATTATGCAGATTTTGTAGCATGAATATTAGCCATAGTGTTGCCCATGACAGGCTGCTACTTATTTGTGATTACATGTTTTATGTCCAAGCGTGAAAAGCCTATTTTATGCCTCACGTTTTGTCCGCAACATTATTAGGGTCCTTCAGTCCTTTGCTGAAGGTCAAAAGCATGCATATTGCACTGCAGcaaagcattgaaaaaaaaaataaactcctGAATACTGCTTTGTCTAAGACACTGAAAATATCCTTTAACTCTATGACAAATGGGTCAAAAGCATGTATCCATCTATCTTCTTATGTTTATGTAACAGCTATTGAATGTTAGAAGGAATCAACTCATCAGTAATGAGGTTGCCCTTTTTAGCATATATGGAGAATGACAGGAAAGTAATTTTTAGTGCAAGTTCTACGTTGGCTAAAAGTAAGGACTGTAAGAAGTGGCTCACGTTTATCTTGTGCATTTGTGAAATTTGGCTGTAGCAGCAAAACTGAAAAGCTCCTTTGCAATATTGCAATCAACAGAAGTTTCTTCAAGCAACAAAATGGAGAAAGAAGGTCTGGAGAGAGCCCTCGATCATCTGATTGAGCTGGGACTTCACATCGATTCCCTGGTGACGGATCGGCATTGTGAAATTAAGGCTTTCATGAGAACCCAGCACCCAATGATATGCCACTTGTTTGACCTGTGGCATATTGCAAAAGGTAGATCCATGTGTCTTTTTGAAGTGGCCCAAATACGAATGGGTGCACAACTTCCTAATGTCTGCAATTATTGTACAGGGAAGAGCACGTCATATAAAATCGGTAAAAAAATATTTCGTGCCTACTGCTGCGCTGTTCTTGCTCAAGTTTCGCAGAAATATCTTATTTTGTGATCTACTTCACCCAGTACAACACTTTGCACAGTTACTTGTCTGATTATTAAGGGAAAAAATGCGAGGTTGCCTTTATTTATACGAATGCAAACTGCTGCTGAGACAGCACTTTCATGAACTTATGTTGCTGCCTGTTGGCAGCTGCAAAAGCAGTCATTTAGGTGGGGTTGCCACGTGTTGCCTGCTTCTCTGAAATATGAGGCAACATTTCCTGAACTGAAAttttctgcagctgccagcaggcagcgacataTGTTTATGCTAGTGCCGCCTCAGCAGTCACTTGCAATCCCATAAATGAAGGCATCTTTGCATTATTGTTTTTGTTATAACCAGACGAGTAACTGTGTCAAGTGTTGCATTTTAAACGACGTAGACCGCACAATCGGATGTTTCTGCAAATTTTGAGCAACAACTGCACAGCAGTAAGCACAAAATATTGTGCTTACTGCTGTGTTGATTTAAGGGGTACATGCGTGTCCCTTTAGGTTGTTTTGGTAATAGAAGTTGGATATACTTATATCTTACAGGCTTGAAGAAGAAGATGATCGCCCTCGGGCGGTTGAAACAACATGGGACTGTAATCGGGTGGCGAAAGACCGTAATTCGGCACCTTTATTGGTGTGCAGTAAACAGTCATGGCAATGAAAAGTTGTTTCTGGCAAGATGGCTGTCTATTCTCCGCCACATCGTGAATGTGCATGACCACCCTGACCCGCTCCACCCATCCTGTTTTCACGGCGAGATGCCAGAACGTGACTGGCTGGTTGAAGGTAAGAACTGAAGTACTACCACAAAAGGTTTTGGGATACATTTTTCTTCTTGCTGTTTCTTTAAGCATCCGTAGTGTACTGGCTACTGCTTGAGAATTGAAACACAAGTATCATGGCTACTTTTGACTTCTTAGACCTGGCAACAGTGCCTTTATATTCCATTACTTGTTACTTTATGTTCCATTATTGTTACTGCATTGGCACAATTAATTTATCTAATTAATGTTTTCTGTATCGTCCTGCATTGATCTGGTATTCAGCAGCATTTTCATCTAAATATTTTTTGCAACTGGCCACACATCTAGCGGTTACTATGTTCTTTGTTAAGAACTAATGCAACCAAACTACTTTATTTTTGAAGGATCAGAGTCATTCCAACGCCTGAAAGCAATTTTGGCAGCACCACACCTTCTGCGGGACCTTCCCCGGGCATCACACAAGGCCCAGACGTTTGGCCTAGAGGCCTTTCATAGCCTGCTCATCCACTTCGCCCCTAAGAGCAGCAAGTTCACCTACGAAGGCATGCTGGCAAGGTAACACACCATACCCATTTTCAGTGCATTTTGTCTGTTCCTTTGAATGAATTTAGATTTCATGTGCGTATTTGTAATAAAAGAAGAACAGCTGCACAATACTCTTTTGTGATTCCATTTATTGCAGAACAAAAATTGCCGCTCTCCATTACAACGAGAACAGCGGCAGGGACATACTCACCGACCCCAGTGGTGCAGAGAGAATTTCACAGAGATTCTCTCGAGGGGAAAAGAATGGACTGTAGTGCCAGTGAAACAGAATGCAGGCTACGGTGAGCAATTTGTTTTAAAAAATTGTTGTACAGCAACAGGTGCAAAAAAGCAAAGTAATACTTATTTTAGTACTTCAGTGTTTAGCGTTCAAATACTGCACAAACATTACAGTGCACACAGTTTTCACAGCAAATTTCAATGCCTAAAGAAGTGATGCTTAGTGCGTCTAACTGGTAGGAGCTGCAGGGACTGCCTTTGGGATGCCTTGGAGCTGAAAAGAGAAGGACCAACTTAAAGTAAATGTCGTAAATTGGAAACTGCCTGTGTAATTGTTTACATTGACTGCGCTTCTGCCAATACCCAGTAATGGCATCCCCACAGCCAGGCATAGGCAGCCATTTTCAAAGAGACTCGCTTGTTCCTAGGGGGTTTGATGTCTCTAACATGCTCTAAGGGTTAGAGGGCAGTGTGTGGCACAACCAGTTCTACGTTGTTGGTGCTGTACCATCAGGAGACCGCAAGGGTTCTTCAGGCCAAGTGCGTCGGTCCGTGTGCATCTTGTAATCCGATTCCAAAGAGTTATTCGATGCTTTAGAGAGCGATGACACAGATTAAACATAGAATGCACGTGAAAGGCAGTTCTTCAGTGACAGAAATGCTATGCTGCTTGCTTGTTTCATGACTGTGTTATCTTTGACCTTAAACGGTAGAGGGTGGGGTACCTGCTGGGCATTTAATGGTAGTAATAACACTAAGCAACATTTGTGTACATGTAGTCAACATGTGTATTTGTTTCAGGGTACATATCCGTCCTGTTAACCAACGTGATGGACTGCCTGGAGAAGTGGCCATCGTTTTCAACTGCTGAGCAAGCATCTGTGCGAAGGCATCACGAGACGCTTTCATCTAAGTATGGTCCCAAACCACGAAAGGAAGAGGCAAGGAAGAAGCAGTACTCACGCTTTGCGCCTAAGTGAAACATCAGTCCTGCTGAGATCATAAATAGcactaaaaaagaaaaggacaaacatAAGAACAACACATGGCGCTGTGCCATGTAGTCATTCTTATGTCTGTCCTTGTCTTTTTAGCGCTATATAGGATCCCAGTATGACACATCAACCAGCCTGAATTACCACTGTGATCAATCCAGCAGCCAGACGCCCCATCACTATTAAACGGCCCTTTTCAGGGCCACCAAATGGCTGCCTTGGCGGGTGTGAGCAGAGCATCGATCCCATTCTGCCCTCTTGTGCTGTGTGCGTCTTATTAGCCTCACTGGATTCAAACATACATTTAGTATTGAGTACAACCAACAGTTTTGTGTTTATCTAGCTGATACAACAATACATCCAGCCCCACCTTTGTGAACAGTATGCTGCAGAGCAAGGAAAACAATCTGCCTGCGTGCTCAAGCAGATAGGTACGCTATGTGCACAGACTGGATTTAGAAGTATAATTGCCACATGcccaaagaataaaaaaatatgaaGTAGTAATTTTTGTTAATGGACTATATCATTGGTAATTTTCAGACAGACCCTGCTGTCTACCACCGTGAATAATATAATACTGGAAAGGTCAACTCTATCTCTAATGCTCAGCTTTGGTAATCACATAAAATCTTCCCTCAAATATTTTGTATACCTGTGCCTACCTCCAGTGCCTTCTCCCAGTTCCTCATCTTGGAAAAGTGCTAAGCAGGAAAGTGATCTTTATGTGCGAGGCAATTTAT
This genomic stretch from Dermacentor silvarum isolate Dsil-2018 chromosome 2, BIME_Dsil_1.4, whole genome shotgun sequence harbors:
- the LOC125942992 gene encoding uncharacterized protein LOC125942992, yielding MEKEGLERALDHLIELGLHIDSLVTDRHCEIKAFMRTQHPMICHLFDLWHIAKGLKKKMIALGRLKQHGTVIGWRKTVIRHLYWCAVNSHGNEKLFLARWLSILRHIVNVHDHPDPLHPSCFHGEMPERDWLVEGSESFQRLKAILAAPHLLRDLPRASHKAQTFGLEAFHSLLIHFAPKSSKFTYEGMLARVHIRPVNQRDGLPGEVAIVFNC